In Streptomyces sp. DG2A-72, one genomic interval encodes:
- a CDS encoding HAMP domain-containing sensor histidine kinase, with protein MDRQPGLSVRVKLTLSYAGFLMVAGGLLLAAIGVFLLQQGWLRTTPEGAWRATPGTEFVRGFAPTAAAVMTFLLVFGLLGGWFLAGRMLAPLTRVTDATRLATSGSLSHRIRLPGRRDEFRELADAFDAMLARLEAQVAEQRRFAANASHELRTPLAISKTLIEVARTDPNHDTGEVIARLDAVNNRAIDLTEALLLLSRADQRSFTREPVDLSLLAEEATETLLPLAEKHGVTIETSGDITPTVGSQALLLQLTTNLVHNAIVHNLPVQGTVWVTTGVRPRTVVLTVENTGEKLTPQLVSTLTEPFQRGTERVHTDHEGVGLGLAIVKTIAHAHDGTLTLTPRPEGGLRIAVQLPAPPPHTAGNEDI; from the coding sequence CAGCCTGGTTTGAGCGTTCGCGTCAAACTCACCCTCAGCTACGCCGGATTCCTCATGGTTGCAGGCGGCTTGCTGCTCGCCGCCATTGGAGTGTTTCTCCTGCAACAGGGGTGGTTGCGAACCACCCCAGAGGGGGCATGGAGAGCAACTCCGGGCACCGAATTCGTGCGCGGTTTCGCCCCAACGGCAGCCGCAGTAATGACGTTCCTCCTGGTATTCGGCCTCCTGGGAGGCTGGTTCCTCGCCGGCCGGATGCTCGCCCCGCTTACCCGCGTCACCGACGCCACCCGCCTGGCTACGAGCGGATCGCTCTCCCACCGGATCCGGCTGCCGGGCCGCAGAGACGAGTTCCGCGAACTCGCCGACGCCTTCGACGCGATGCTCGCGCGGCTCGAAGCCCAGGTCGCGGAACAGCGGAGATTCGCCGCCAACGCCTCCCACGAACTGCGCACCCCGCTGGCGATCTCGAAGACCCTGATCGAGGTGGCCCGCACCGACCCGAACCACGACACCGGCGAGGTCATCGCCCGCCTCGACGCCGTCAACAACCGGGCGATCGACCTCACCGAGGCACTGCTCCTGCTCAGCCGCGCCGACCAGCGGTCCTTCACCCGCGAACCGGTCGACTTGTCCCTCCTCGCGGAAGAAGCCACTGAAACGCTCCTCCCTCTCGCGGAAAAGCACGGCGTCACCATCGAGACCTCCGGTGACATCACCCCCACCGTCGGATCCCAAGCGCTCCTGCTGCAGCTGACCACGAACCTCGTGCACAACGCGATCGTCCACAACCTGCCGGTTCAGGGCACGGTGTGGGTGACTACCGGCGTCCGCCCGCGGACCGTGGTGCTCACCGTCGAGAACACCGGCGAGAAGCTCACCCCCCAGCTGGTCTCCACACTCACCGAACCGTTCCAGCGCGGCACCGAGCGCGTTCACACGGACCACGAGGGTGTCGGCCTCGGCCTGGCGATCGTCAAGACCATCGCCCACGCCCACGACGGAACACTCACCCTCACCCCGCGCCCCGAGGGCGGACTCCGTATCGCCGTTCAACTGCCCGCCCCACCACCCCATACAGCTGGCAACGAGGACATCTGA